The proteins below are encoded in one region of Amycolatopsis acidiphila:
- a CDS encoding DUF3592 domain-containing protein gives MRSTQRQRIARRVVLGAAVLITVLCVGLLLAAIRNDEAITSHLGAANAEVDSVSWDRTIIRFDTPDGIVHIPANGVLYPGGLVAGDLVRVEYDTANPELARVAGRTATLTLLPLGTTTLVTWVVAGGLLWWIRYRSRRATPAVAEPAPALTGK, from the coding sequence GTGAGGAGCACCCAGCGGCAGCGCATCGCACGACGCGTCGTGCTCGGCGCCGCGGTACTGATCACGGTGCTGTGCGTCGGCCTGCTCCTCGCCGCGATCCGCAACGACGAGGCCATCACGAGCCACCTCGGCGCCGCCAACGCCGAGGTGGACTCGGTCTCGTGGGACCGCACGATCATCCGGTTCGACACCCCGGACGGCATCGTGCACATCCCGGCGAACGGCGTCCTCTATCCCGGCGGCCTGGTGGCGGGGGACCTGGTGCGGGTCGAGTACGACACGGCCAACCCGGAGCTGGCCCGCGTCGCCGGCCGCACCGCGACGCTGACACTGCTCCCGCTGGGCACGACGACCCTGGTCACCTGGGTGGTGGCAGGCGGACTGCTGTGGTGGATCCGCTACCGCAGCCGCCGTGCCACGCCCGCGGTCGCCGAGCCCGCGCCCGCACTCACGGGCAAGTAG
- a CDS encoding glycosyltransferase family 4 protein, translating to MHIVQLANFYGPRSGGLRTALHHLGAGYVASGHQVTLVVPGSSYREEWLPTGVRRFSLPAPKIPATGGYRAVDPFRVQALLRELRPDRLEVSDRLTLRGMGGWASRHGVPSVVISHERLDRLLEQFLLPTPLARRVADAANRRMASSYDKVVCTTAFAREEFDRIGVPNVQRVPLGVDLAAFAPRRRDEGWRTALAGGADALLVHCGRLSPEKHVERSVDTVAELTESGDRVRLVIAGDGPRRRALERRARGLPVTFLGYVSSRTEVARLLASADVSLAPGPHETFGLAALEALASGTPVVVSASSALREIVGPGCGAAVPDLSVAFASAVTGLLESPEEARRAAARARAEEFTWPESVRGMLSVMPH from the coding sequence ATGCACATCGTTCAGCTGGCCAACTTCTACGGACCACGATCCGGCGGCCTGCGCACCGCGCTGCACCACCTCGGCGCCGGGTACGTCGCGAGCGGGCATCAGGTGACCCTCGTCGTACCCGGGAGTAGCTATCGCGAGGAGTGGCTGCCCACCGGCGTGCGCCGGTTTTCCCTGCCCGCGCCGAAGATCCCGGCGACGGGCGGTTACCGCGCGGTGGACCCGTTCCGCGTGCAGGCGCTGCTGCGCGAGCTGCGGCCCGACCGGCTGGAGGTGTCCGACCGGCTCACCCTGCGCGGGATGGGTGGCTGGGCGAGCCGCCACGGGGTGCCGAGCGTGGTGATCTCACACGAGCGGCTCGACCGGCTGCTCGAGCAGTTCCTGCTGCCGACCCCGCTGGCCCGCCGCGTCGCGGACGCCGCGAACCGCCGGATGGCGAGCAGCTACGACAAGGTCGTCTGCACCACCGCGTTCGCCCGCGAGGAGTTCGACCGGATCGGCGTCCCGAACGTGCAGCGGGTCCCGCTCGGGGTCGACCTCGCCGCGTTCGCGCCCCGGCGCCGGGACGAGGGCTGGCGGACCGCCCTGGCCGGCGGCGCCGACGCGTTGCTGGTCCACTGCGGACGTCTATCGCCCGAGAAGCACGTCGAACGAAGTGTGGACACCGTCGCCGAGCTGACCGAGTCGGGCGACCGGGTGCGGCTGGTCATCGCGGGGGACGGGCCACGACGACGCGCCTTGGAACGGCGGGCGCGCGGCCTACCTGTGACATTCCTGGGCTATGTGTCCAGTCGCACCGAGGTGGCCCGGCTGCTCGCGAGCGCCGACGTGTCGCTCGCGCCCGGGCCGCACGAAACCTTCGGGCTGGCCGCGCTGGAGGCGCTGGCCTCGGGTACCCCGGTCGTCGTATCCGCTTCTTCGGCCTTGCGTGAAATAGTCGGTCCCGGCTGCGGCGCCGCCGTTCCTGATCTTTCGGTGGCGTTCGCGAGCGCGGTTACCGGTTTGCTGGAAAGCCCGGAAGAAGCGCGCCGAGCGGCGGCACGGGCCCGCGCCGAAGAATTCACCTGGCCCGAGTCGGTGCGCGGAATGCTCTCCGTCATGCCGCATTGA
- a CDS encoding inositol monophosphatase family protein → MTLLSARPSQPVEPGLLSRALEVAGRLANDATDVITATAGRGAHPDTRDSPFDWVTDTDRILERHTRRVLTAEFPGIPVVGEEFGADHGAEDAPYRWVVDPVDGTANYVAGVPWCAYSLALIDASGPVVGVVADPYRAQIYAAARGRGTRANGKPVRLIDRGITEGAIVCTELARRGPWPGMGEFIERAAAAHAGVRVLGSAALSIAQVALGHASAAVLHSYHECDVAGSVALALEAGASVLDRRGEGTALPGDGLLVAAPSAAEEVLSWWQETAGVN, encoded by the coding sequence GTGACCCTTTTATCCGCCCGCCCGTCCCAGCCGGTCGAGCCCGGCCTGCTGTCACGGGCGCTCGAGGTCGCCGGACGGCTCGCCAACGACGCCACCGACGTGATCACCGCGACCGCGGGCCGGGGCGCCCACCCCGACACCAGGGACTCGCCCTTCGACTGGGTCACCGACACCGACCGGATCCTGGAGCGGCACACCCGCCGCGTGCTGACCGCCGAGTTCCCCGGAATTCCGGTGGTCGGCGAGGAGTTCGGCGCGGACCACGGCGCCGAGGACGCGCCGTACCGCTGGGTCGTCGACCCGGTCGACGGAACCGCGAACTACGTCGCCGGGGTGCCGTGGTGCGCCTACAGCCTCGCGTTGATCGACGCGTCCGGACCGGTCGTGGGGGTCGTCGCCGACCCGTACCGCGCGCAGATCTACGCCGCCGCGCGTGGCCGTGGCACCCGCGCGAACGGCAAGCCGGTGCGGTTGATCGACCGCGGGATCACCGAAGGCGCGATCGTGTGCACCGAGCTCGCGCGGCGCGGACCGTGGCCGGGCATGGGCGAGTTCATCGAACGGGCTGCCGCCGCGCACGCCGGCGTCCGGGTGCTCGGGTCGGCGGCGCTGTCGATCGCGCAGGTCGCACTCGGGCACGCGTCGGCCGCGGTGCTGCACAGCTATCACGAATGCGACGTCGCGGGTTCGGTCGCGCTGGCGCTCGAAGCAGGTGCGTCGGTGCTCGACCGCCGCGGCGAGGGCACCGCGCTGCCGGGCGACGGGCTGCTGGTCGCGGCACCGAGCGCGGCCGAGGAAGTGCTGTCCTGGTGGCAGGAGACGGCCGGGGTGAACTGA
- a CDS encoding glycosyltransferase family 4 protein: protein MTNSVLRIVEHLRERGHEVLVVAPGLTGPAEYRGAPVVRIPAVDLPVVNSLPIGLPTRTVLTALAGFRPDVVHLASPFVVGARGLAAARRLRVPSVAVYQTDIAGFATAYGLGLGARAAWRWVRRLHCKADRTLAPSTDAVDNLRTHGIPRVYKWGRGVDVDRFAPGHADPALRAELAPNGELLVGFVGRLAPEKEVDRLIALAGVEGVRVVVVGDGPELELLRERIPDAAFLGARYGGELSAAYASLDVFVHTGPYETFCQAVQEAMASGLPVLAPDAGGPKDLVLPGRTGYLLPADRPGFERELVARVNDLRDPALRARLGRKARKVVLGRTWPAVCAELVGHYEAVTGRVARAA, encoded by the coding sequence GTGACCAACTCCGTACTGCGAATCGTGGAGCACCTGCGCGAGCGCGGTCACGAGGTGCTCGTGGTCGCCCCTGGGCTGACCGGCCCCGCCGAGTACCGGGGCGCGCCGGTGGTCCGGATCCCCGCCGTTGACCTGCCCGTGGTCAACTCGCTGCCGATCGGGCTGCCGACCAGGACCGTGCTGACCGCGCTGGCCGGGTTCCGCCCCGACGTGGTGCACCTGGCGTCGCCGTTCGTGGTGGGCGCGCGCGGACTGGCCGCCGCCCGGCGGCTGCGGGTGCCCTCCGTCGCGGTCTACCAGACCGACATCGCCGGCTTCGCCACCGCGTACGGCCTCGGCCTCGGCGCCCGGGCCGCGTGGCGCTGGGTCCGGCGGCTGCACTGCAAGGCGGACCGGACCCTGGCACCTTCCACCGACGCCGTAGACAACCTGCGTACACACGGCATACCGCGCGTGTACAAGTGGGGCAGAGGTGTCGACGTGGACCGGTTCGCGCCTGGACACGCCGATCCGGCGCTCCGCGCCGAACTCGCGCCGAACGGGGAGCTGCTCGTCGGGTTCGTCGGCAGGCTCGCGCCCGAGAAGGAGGTCGACCGGCTCATCGCGCTGGCCGGCGTCGAGGGCGTCCGCGTGGTCGTGGTCGGCGACGGGCCCGAACTCGAGCTGCTGCGCGAACGCATCCCCGACGCGGCCTTCCTCGGCGCCCGGTACGGCGGCGAGCTTTCCGCGGCGTACGCGAGCCTCGACGTGTTCGTCCACACAGGTCCGTACGAGACGTTCTGCCAGGCGGTGCAGGAGGCGATGGCCTCCGGTTTGCCCGTGCTGGCGCCGGATGCCGGCGGTCCCAAGGACCTCGTACTGCCCGGTCGCACCGGCTACCTGCTCCCTGCGGACCGGCCCGGCTTCGAGCGCGAGCTGGTCGCCAGGGTGAACGACCTGCGCGACCCGGCGCTGCGGGCGCGGCTCGGGCGGAAGGCCCGCAAGGTGGTGCTCGGACGGACCTGGCCCGCGGTGTGCGCGGAGCTCGTCGGGCACTACGAGGCCGTGACCGGCCGCGTCGCACGCGCGGCGTGA